Proteins from a genomic interval of Clostridium sp. 'deep sea':
- a CDS encoding bis-aminopropyl spermidine synthase family protein, producing MLTKDILVHIATAVTLREGSEGVRTFLRQVYLNQGISTKACSKNIRLPLPITAALKKEAIKANLIVDGATMKLTEQGVEFCEKVLGIKQQTELVCPRCSGLRYVIPQEFQQVMERLKLYLSMRPQVDVTLDQAHGKPITALRRAVLALEKDAFFNREIALFGDDDLVSVALMLVWKLIYADQKSPKITVFDIDERLLDYIESIADELEIEINTVFYDAKNAIATEHLNKFEVAFTDPPYTTEGAKLFLTRVKQLLKTQVNLPVFFSYGQKSPQDNHAVIRVLTELGFAIEELIPNFNEYEGAAILGGVGQMMVLKNALTTSPKLQEFKGLIYTKEVKEK from the coding sequence ATGCTAACTAAAGATATCCTTGTACATATTGCTACAGCTGTAACCCTACGAGAGGGTAGTGAAGGGGTAAGAACCTTTTTACGACAGGTGTATCTTAATCAGGGAATTTCTACTAAAGCCTGCTCTAAAAATATTCGATTACCATTACCTATCACAGCTGCCCTAAAAAAGGAAGCTATTAAAGCTAACCTAATAGTTGATGGTGCAACCATGAAACTAACAGAACAGGGTGTTGAGTTTTGTGAAAAAGTTTTAGGTATAAAACAACAAACAGAGCTAGTATGCCCAAGGTGTAGTGGTTTACGGTATGTTATACCTCAAGAATTTCAGCAAGTAATGGAGCGTTTAAAGCTTTACCTATCAATGCGACCACAGGTTGATGTAACATTAGATCAGGCTCATGGAAAACCCATAACTGCTCTAAGAAGGGCTGTACTTGCTTTAGAAAAGGATGCCTTCTTTAATAGAGAAATAGCTTTGTTTGGTGACGATGACTTAGTTTCAGTAGCGCTAATGTTGGTATGGAAACTCATATATGCTGATCAAAAATCACCTAAAATAACTGTTTTTGATATAGATGAAAGGCTACTTGATTATATTGAAAGCATTGCTGATGAGCTAGAAATTGAGATAAACACGGTATTTTATGATGCCAAAAACGCTATAGCGACAGAACACTTAAATAAATTTGAGGTGGCCTTTACTGATCCACCCTATACAACAGAGGGTGCTAAGCTGTTTTTAACCAGAGTTAAACAGCTATTAAAGACCCAAGTTAATTTACCCGTATTTTTCTCCTACGGTCAAAAGTCTCCCCAGGATAACCATGCCGTAATAAGAGTATTAACTGAGTTAGGATTTGCCATAGAAGAGCTAATTCCAAACTTTAACGAATACGAAGGTGCGGCAATACTAGGTGGTGTAGGCCAAATGATGGTACTTAAAAACGCCCTTACAACAAGCCCCAAACTACAAGAATTTAAGGGGTTAATATACACAAAAGAGGTTAAAGAAAAATAA